One Arthrobacter sp. FW306-07-I genomic window carries:
- a CDS encoding DivIVA domain-containing protein, whose protein sequence is MALDIHRQIPASFERVERSEYGYNAKQVDQFLQRARVSLETPEAATDPVKSSDVRAVSFDPVKGGYSAAVVDAALDRLEDAFARRERDELIAARGEEAWLREIGNLSGILRGRLHRPDGDRFRRPSQKKGRSYNTHDVDRLCHELIAYLEQDKPLSVDSVRRAVFRPAVGQEGYEESQVDAFLDRVVELMAAID, encoded by the coding sequence GTGGCATTGGACATTCATCGGCAGATCCCTGCGTCCTTTGAGCGCGTGGAGCGCAGCGAGTACGGCTACAACGCCAAGCAGGTGGACCAGTTCCTGCAGCGGGCACGGGTCTCCCTGGAAACGCCGGAAGCTGCCACGGACCCCGTCAAGAGCTCCGATGTGCGGGCGGTGTCCTTCGATCCGGTCAAGGGCGGCTACTCGGCTGCCGTTGTGGATGCAGCGCTGGACCGGCTCGAGGATGCCTTTGCCCGACGGGAGCGGGACGAATTGATCGCGGCGAGGGGCGAGGAAGCCTGGCTGCGCGAAATCGGAAACCTGTCCGGCATCCTCCGGGGACGGCTGCACCGGCCGGACGGTGACCGCTTCCGCCGGCCCAGCCAGAAGAAGGGGCGCAGCTACAACACGCACGACGTCGACCGGCTGTGCCATGAGCTCATCGCCTACCTTGAGCAGGACAAGCCGCTGAGCGTGGACAGTGTGCGGCGTGCAGTCTTCCGTCCTGCCGTGGGCCAGGAAGGATACGAGGAATCCCAGGTGGACGCCTTCCTGGACCGCGTTGTCGAACTGATGGCTGCCATTGACTGA